One genomic window of Camelina sativa cultivar DH55 chromosome 5, Cs, whole genome shotgun sequence includes the following:
- the LOC104784607 gene encoding uncharacterized protein LOC104784607, protein MSDYRSFGSNYHQSSQSRKISIGVMADPQPKRNPGTDKADGDVIARVEKLKSATATDLQANKKDKSDLAAKQRSSAQVTGHVTSSWTRSSHRKLGTLENVLCKQTSSLSGSKGLNKGLDGVHQAPARDSFQGFPISSPQHSHGELNGGKNDKVTDRSPERMEEPPSAVLQQKVASQREEMDKPGKEQNGSTDALRSKLWEILGKASPANNEDVNSETPEVVKTNLKLSQDKGSNDDPLIKPRHNSDSIETDSESPEVATRRPVTRSLLQKRVGAKGVQKRTKAGANIGRKTAEEVNNIFSFDEGLRGKAGTAAMNSAVMPKKQRGRRINTVVQCRKAHARKKDEADGIRKEASKSNTPPRSESTRTGKRSSFADKKGSSHELHPQSKAPKHKPDIRAWEKDFHPSPEAETAATPEIFQGLSKSGEKEERPNVVFMENPVEPENEFQSPTFGYKAPISSPSPCFSPEASPLQPRNINPTLDETETPIFSFGTKKTSQGTTSQASDIEKRLPDFLQKKRDYSFRRESSAEQNEDLVLSDPSSDERNSDGSGEDSPMLGHYNSPEERETANWSNEKSNLGSRSAKRNSNFKGTGRVVLSPPTSLSQGIQKTDSFQDCSEMDEDDGLGRAVALFAMALQNYEKKVKSAAEKKSSEIIASVSEEIHLELENVKSHIITEAEKTSNLAKTKRKHAETRLQEQQEKMRMIHEKFKDDVSHHLEEFKSSIEGLEANHSELKGSIKKQRTSHQKLIANFEGGIETKLDNATKRIESVNKSARGKMMQLKMIVAECLKDDVFG, encoded by the exons ATGAGCGACTATAGAAGCTTCGGCAGTAACTATCACCAATCAAGTCAGTCCAGAAAGATTTCTATAGGAGTTATGGCTGATCCACAACCAAAGAGAAATCCTGGGACAGATAAGGCTGATGGAGATGTTATTGCCAGGGTAGAAAAGTTGAAATCAGCCACGGCAACTGATTTACAGGcgaacaagaaagataaaagtGATTTAGCTGCCAAGCAAAGAAGTTCAGCTCAGGTCACAGGACATGTGACCTCATCTTGGACGAGATCGTCTCATCGGAAATTAGGGACTCTGGAGAATGTTCTTTGTAAGCAAACATCTAGTTTGTCTGGTAGCAAGGGATTAAACAAGGGACTTGATGGAGTACATCAGGCACCAGCTCGTGATTCATTTCAAGGATTTCCCATCTCGAGTCCTCAGCACAGTCATGGCGAGCTAAATGGTGGCAAGAACGATAAAGTGACGGATAGGAGTCCAGAGAGGATGGAAGAACCTCCAAGTGCAGTCTTGCAGCAAAAGGTTGCATCACAAAGAGAGGAGATGGATAAGCCAGGGAAGGAGCAAAATGGAAGTACTGATGCTTTGAGATCAAAACTGTGGGAAATATTGGGAAAAGCTTCACCAGCAAATAATGAAGATGTCAACTCTGAGACTCCAGAAGTAGTGAAGACCAACTTAAAGTTGAGTCAAGACAAGGGCTCAAATGATGATCCTCTTATTAAGCCTAGACACAATTCAGATTCTATAGAAACTGATTCTGAAAGCCCTGAAGTTGCAACCAGAAGGCCAGTAACTAGATCGTTGTTGCAGAAGAGAGTAGGAGCCAAAGGTGTCCAGAAGAGAACCAAAGCTGGTGCCAACATAGGTCGCAAAACCGCTGAagaagtaaataatatattctcttttgatgAAGGTTTGCGTGGAAAAGCTGGCACTGCTGCTATGAATTCTGCTGTTATGCCTAAGAAACAAAGGGGTAGAAGAATAAACACTGTTGTACAATGCCGTAAGGCTCATGCTCGCAAAAAGGATGAAGCTGATGGGATTCGGAAGGAGGCAAGCAAGAGCAATACTCCTCCACGTTCCGAGAGCACAAGAACTGGCAAAAGATCTTCATTTGCAGACAAAAAGGGAAGTTCCCATGAGCTTCATCCACAGAGCAAAGCCCCGAAGCATAAACCAGATATTAGAGCATGGGAAAAAGAttttcatccatctccagaagcTGAGACAGCAGCTACGCCAGAGATATTCCAGGGATTATCTAAAAGTGGTGAGAAAGAGGAAAGACCGAATGTTGTTTTCATGGAAAATCCTGTTGAGCCAGAAAACGAATTTCAGAGTCCAACGTTTGGATATAAAGCACCAATCTCAAGTCCTTCCCCATGTTTTTCTCCCGAAGCATCTCCTTTGCAACCAAGGAATATTAATCCCACTTTAGATGAGACTGAAACACCAATATTTAGCTTCGGTACTAAGAAAACCTCTCAAGGGACAACAAGCCAAGCGTCAGATATAGAAAAGAGATTGCCT gatttcttgcagaagaaaagagattatTCTTTCAGAAGAGAAAGTTCTGCGGAGCAAAATGAAGATTTAGTTCTCTCCGATCCGTCATCTGATGAGAGAAACTCAGATGGTTCAGGAGAAGATTCACCAATGTTGGGCCATTACAACA GCCCCGAAGAAAGAGAAACTGCCAATTGGAGTAATGAGAAATCTAACTTGGGCTCTCGCTCAGCTAAACGGAACTCTAACTTTAAAGGCACTGGACGTGTCGTGTTAAGTCCTCCCACGTCTTTGTCCCAAG GGATCCAGAAAACTGATTCCTTTCAGGATTGTTCAGAgatggatgaagatgatggctTGGGAAG GGCTGTTGCCTTGTTCGCTATGGCTCTTCAAAACTATgagaaaaaagtgaaatctgCAGCTGAAAAGAAGTCCTCAGAAATCATAGCATCAGTGTCCGAGGAGATACATCTAGAGTTGGAGAATGTCAAGTCTCATATCATAACAGAAGC GGAAAAGACGAGCAACTTAGCCAAAACTAAGAGAAAGCATGCAGAAACAAGATTACAAG AGCAACAAGAGAAAATGAGAATGATCCATGAGAAGTTCAAGGACGATGTCAGCCATCATCTTGAAGAATTCAAAAGTAGTATTGAAGGGCTTGAAGCAAACCATTCAGAGTTGAAAGGCAGCATAAAGAAGCAAA GAACATCACACCAGAAACTCATTGCAAATTTTGAAGGAGGCATCGAGACAAAGCTGGACAATGCGACCAAAAGAATCGAATCTGTGAACAAG TCTGCGAGAGGAAAGATGATGCAGCTGAAGATGATTGTGGCAGAATGTTTGAAAGATGATGTGTTCGGCTGA
- the LOC104784608 gene encoding transcription factor PIL1-like, with amino-acid sequence MEGKQLASSSSHQPNVISPSSGFKPKLNDQDYMELVCENGKILAKTRRPKNNGSFQNQRTQSLLDLYETEYYDGFKKNIKNLGDTQVVPVSEPPQPQQNKENNEQINNKKKIKSSKTESERNVSKSHKRVESSTLIDDSAKGPKNVEVTTAPPDEQSVAVGRSTELYFASSSKFSRGSSRDQSLSSLKRKHGDIEEEESTYLISNNSDDESDDEKTQVHVRTRKPVTKKRKRSTEVHRLSERKRRDEFNKKMRALQDLLPNCYKDDKASLLDEAIKYMRTLQLQVQMMSMGNGLIRPPTMLPMGHYSHPMGLGMHMGAAAATPVPQFLPMNVHGAGFPGMNNASSQMLSFLNHPTGLIPNSPIFSPLENCSQQFVVPSCLPQTQATSLTQFPKSASTSNLEDATQFRGSNGYYRSLN; translated from the exons ATGGAAGGAAAGCAGTtagcatcatcttcatctcatcAACCAAACGTGATTTCTCCATCATCAGGCTTTAAACCTAA ATTAAACGATCAAGATTACATGGAGCTGGTGTGCGAAAATGGAAAGATTCTTGCGAAGACTCGAAGGCCCAAGAACAACGGTTCTTTTCAAAACCAACGTACGCAATCTCTCTTGGATTTGTATGAGACCGAGTACTATGACGGTTTCAAGAAAAACATCAAGAATCTTGGAGACACACAAGTCGTTCCTGTGAGCGAACCTCCTCAGccacaacaaaataaagaaaacaatgaacaaatcaacaataagaagaagattaagtCCTCCAAAACCGAATCTGAGAGAAATGTCTCCAAAAGCCACAAACGAGTTGAATCATCAACATTAATCGATGATTCTGCTAAGGGTCCAAAAAATGTTGAAGTTACTACGGCTCCTCCTGATGAACAATCTGTAGCTGTTGGAAGATCCACAGAATTGTATTTTGCTTCTTCGTCGAAGTTTTCTCGAGGAAGTTCGAGAGATCAaagtctttcttctttaaagaggAAGCATGGagacattgaagaagaagaatcaacctatttaattagtaat AACTCGGAtgatgaatctgatgatgaGAAGACACAAGTCCATGTGAGAACAAGAAAGCCGGTGACTAAGAAGAGGAAACGAAGCACAGAAGTCCATAGGTTATCTGAAAGA AAGCGAAGAGATGAATTCAACAAGAAAATGCGTGCTTTGCAGGACCTACTACCTAACTGTTACAAG GACGATAAGGCATCATTGTTAGATGAGGCTATCAAATATATGAGGACCCTTCAACTTCAAGTTCAG ATGATGAGTATGGGAAATGGATTGATACGGCCACCTACAATGTTGCCAATGGGTCATTATTCTCATCCCATGGGTCTAGGAATGCATATGGGCGCAGCAGCAGCGACACCAGTACCGCAGTTTCTGCCTATGAATGTTCACGGAGCCGGGTTTCCAGGGATGAACAATGCATCATCACAAATGCTAAGCTTTCTTAATCACCCCACAGGACTAATCCCAAACTCTCCCATCTTTTCTCCATTGGAAAATTGCTCTCAGCAATTCGTGGTGCCTTCATGTCTTCCTCAGACTCAGGCTACTTCTTTAACTCAGTTCCCAAAGTCTGCATCCACCTCAAACTTAGAAGATGCAACGCAATTTAGAGGAAGCAATGGTTATTACCGCTCGCTAAACTAA
- the LOC104784609 gene encoding cytochrome P450 709B1-like, protein MEIIIPINHILALLVLILALKTYDAFMIIVWQPFVLTRRFKKQGISGPKYRLLYGNIGEIKKIKREAQLSILDPSSNDVFSRVLPHYQQWISIYGETFLYWSGTEPRICISDPELAKQILSSKLGFFVKSQIRPEVIKLVGLKGLVFVEGTDWVRHRRILNPAFSMDRLKNMTNVMVACTLKMLEEWKEERSKEETEQSKIRKDMNRDFQRLTADIIATAAFGSSYVEGVEVFRSQLELKKCCKNFLTDMFIPGTQYLPTPLRFRIWKLERKMDNSIKRIVSSRLQSESDYGDDLLGIMLKAYKAEENKRKMSIEEIIHECRTFFFAGHETTSNLLTWSTMLLCLHQDWQEKLREEIFKECGKEKTPDSETFSKLKLMNMVIMESLRLYGPVSALSREASTNIKIGNLDIPKGTTVVIPLLKMHSDKTLWGSDAEKFNPMRFENGVSKAASHPNALLAFSVGPRACIGQNFVMIEAKTVLTMILQRFRLRLSSEYKHSPMDNLTIQPQYGLPVMLQPLK, encoded by the exons ATGGAGATCATAATCCCGATCAATCATATCTTGGCACTACTTGTCTTGATCCTTGCTCTCAAGACATACGACGCTTTTATGATCATAGTTTGGCAGCCGTTTGTGTTGACCAGAAGATTCAAGAAACAAGGAATCTCAGGTCCAAAGTACAGATTATTGTACGGAAACATCGGCGaaataaagaagataaagagagaaGCTCAGCTTTCGATTCTTGATCCCAGCTCCAACGATGTCTTTTCTCGTGTTCTTCCTCATTATCAACAGTGGATATCTATATACG GAGAGACATTTCTTTACTGGAGCGGAACAGAGCCGAGAATATGCATCTCAGATCCTGAACTTGCAAAACAGATCTTGTCAAGCAAGTTAGGTTTCTTTGTCAAATCACAAATAAGACCCGAGGTCATCAAACTTGTCGGCCTCAAAGGACTTGTTTTTGTCGAAGGTACTGATTGGGTTCGCCATAGAAGAATCTTGAACCCTGCTTTCTCCATGGATAGGCTCAAG AACATGACGAACGTTATGGTGGCTTGTACGCTCAAGATGTTAGAGGAGTGGAAAGAAGAGAGGAGTaaggaagaaacagagcagtCAAAGATTAGAAAGGATATGAACAGAGATTTTCAAAGACTAACCGCCGATATAATAGCGACAGCTGCATTTGGAAGCAGTTACGTTGAAGGAGTCGAAGTGTTTAGATCACAATTGGAGCTTAAGAAGTGTTGTAAAAATTTTCTCACCGACATGTTTATCCCTGGAACTCA GTATCTTCCGACACCTTTGCGCTTTCGAATATGGAAGCTGGAGAGGAAAATGGATAACTCAATTAAGAGGATTGTCAGTTCGAGACTACAATCAGAATCAGATTATGGAGACGATCTTCTGGGAATCATGTTGAAAGCTTACAAAGCTGAGGAGAACAAACGAAAGATGAGCATCGAAGAGATCATACATGAATGCAGAACTTTCTTCTTCGCAGGTCACGAAACCACTTCGAATCTATTGACATGGTCAACGATGTTGTTGTGTTTGCACCAAGATTGGCAGGAGAAACTCAGAGAAGAGATATTCAAAGAATGCGGTAAAGAAAAAACCCCAGATTCAGAGACTTTCTCCAAACTCAAACTG ATGAACATGGTGATCATGGAGTCACTTAGACTTTACGGACCAGTGTCAGCTTTGTCCCGAGAAGCATCAACAAATATTAAGATAGGTAACCTAGACATTCCCAAGGGCACAACCGTAGTCATCCCACTTCTGAAGATGCATAGCGACAAGACTCTTTGGGGATCCGACGCGGAAAAATTCAACCCAATGCGGTTTGAAAACGGCGTTTCCAAAGCCGCCAGCCATCCAAACGCTCTCCTAGCGTTCTCCGTCGGACCAAGAGCTTGCATTGGCCAAAACTTTGTCATGATCGAAGCCAAGACAGTGCTCACCATGATTCTTCAACGGTTCCGGCTTAGACTCTCGAGCGAGTATAAGCACTCGCCGATGGATAACCTCACTATTCAGCCTCAGTACGGCTTACCCGTAATGCTTCAGCCTCTGAAGTAA